A single region of the Jatrophihabitans sp. GAS493 genome encodes:
- a CDS encoding DUF11 domain-containing protein, which translates to MQFARSRRFLAALLVTALAVGLGVGFAPAAQAAVEAPLSLAFDQQVYGDALLAGNANLACPAGNTACTSATTRSGTQSSGVNDNFYMTQTGADTGKNWFNSSSIRLTIPTGASIAYARLLWAGDTGVFRTGTNSTVTSRCNTSNSPSAVQPPGAAASTPVQLTVGANPTIAVGAGRYTADTISNVAVNQPQFYSAAANVTPSFANAPTGTPLTITTANVWTPAGFGCMGGWSLVLVYSYPAADPVNAPTKREVFVYDGHVRQNSTDSPTTTSISGFRVSGQATVGVVAYEGDWGITGDQLSINGTAQTDPAGPGASNTNFFTSFAQSTYPNTAVNNFSVDAKQFPVAPTVIKPGDTAASLSFSTSGDSYLAQELVMSVPIPVLQITKTASPSTVHAGDTVTYTISVTNPVVGSTATSVVVNDPVTPACNKNIGNLNGTTTYTCTGVAGSSTFTNVANVSGTDAQGDALSGAGQAVVTVLSPSISISKTADKAAYRVGETVTYTITVNNTGNTSLASVAVTDATTAGCARAIGTLAAGASTTYTCTATAPVSGNSNTASVSGADSLNRTVTNSSTVPVPTIRPALTLAKTATPTTVNAAGKTVTYSFRVTNSGDSTISSISIADTLTAPAGPVPVITCPVTTLAATASTTCTATYPVTQADMDNGSIVNSAVANGADIVGGAVASNASTATVNVTRTPALTIRKTAAPTTVTAAGQSIAYSFVVTNSGNVTLHGISIADTFTAPAGPVPVITCPTTTLGPNDSTTCTATYATTQADIDQGSVTNSATASGLDPTNAAVVSTPSVASVTAAPGASLSLVKSASPTVVSGAGQKVTYSFLVTNTGNLTLNALAITDTFSAPAGPAPTVTCPTSTLAPNAATTCTATYTVTQVDVDNGSIKNAAIANATDTKGRAVASAQSTATVSVSASPKLTMTKTALPTTITAAGQKVAYTFAVTNSGNVTIRNLSILDAMTSPAGPTPTVTCATTTLAPGAGTNCTASYTATQADVDQGTIKNSAVAQGSDPGGNTVTSPASTAVVTIPPTASLNLVKTATPTTITALGQQVGYQFLVTNTGNVTLSSVGVSDTLSAPAAPALVVSCPPATLVPGANVRCTATYTATQADVDNGSINNTALARALTPAGATVSSTPSTAAVTVNVTSALTLSKAASPTTISGPGQNVSYTFTVTNSGQTTISGITVNDPMFTGVHAPTCAAAALAPGAATVCTASYLSTQADVDRGSIVNTATASGTTPQGARVTSAPSTATVTAATSPRLQLTKAASPSSFATAGRTITYTFTVVNTGNVTVSGIAISDSLAAPAGPQLTPITCAATSLAPNGSTSCSATYLTTAADLDNGSINNTATATGTATGGSAVTSNQSTATVNAVTNAALSLSKSAAPATISQAGQVITYSFAVTNSGNQTITHLAVTDINHAPAGPLSGVVSCPVTTLAAGATTTCTVTYTASQADVDHGSIANTAVASGANPAGTSVASNSSSALVTVNQSPALSVAKTSSPTTVIRAGEQVVYTFVVTNQGNVTISGVSIADSFSSPAGPPVTPICPATALAPGASLTCTATYTASQADVDNGTIGNSATASGTGPDGAPITSPPATVAVAVPPRPSLSLLKAATPATVTAVGQIVQYTFTIRNTGNVTLSANGVTDSLTPPAGPALSVSCPSSSLPPGAVMVCTASHSVTQLDVDNGSISNSATAHSIDPAGNAVASPPSTATVGVTQQASLSITKSASPATITAATQSVTYAFAVTNTGNVTVTNLAVADTLAAPAGPQLAPIACPVTVLVPGANTICSATYTATQADIDNGSINNSATANALDPARSPVVSDPSTASVTVAAAPSLKLAKTVSPTIYDTVGQVLTYTFTVTNNGNQTIAGLAVTDPMFTGANAPLCATGTLAPSAKTTCTATHAVTQADLDAGSVQNTASASGVGPGGATVTAPPATATATGNATPLLNLVKTANPTSVTTAGSTIAYTFHVTNTGNVTVSGLAIGDLFAPPAVPTGAGISCAATTLAPGAATDCTTSYVVTQTDIDSGSITNTATATGLTPSGNPITSPPSSVIVAVPATPALSVEKKASPATITTAGQPVTYTFVVSNVGNVTMSLLSINDTLAAPAGPPVIASCPQRSIAPAAQITCSATYTATQTDIDHGSIVNTATASAQTPAGLTITSPPSTSTVTVAQNAELTLVKSVSRSTVTEPGQVLTYTFTVTNTGNVSVGAIAIDDPMFAGAAAPACSVTSLAPGASTTCTADYTTTQADIDAGGIDNTATAGGSDPQGQPVTSAPSTAIVTATQNPAMLLIKSALSGSIDTVGQSVTYAFAVTNTGNVTISDLTILDTQVSPAGPASAAVCPVTILAPGASTTCLSSYVSTQADFDTGTITDTATANGLDAQGNPASSNPSTAIVIANTSLDLLLQKTATPAQIATAGNQIVYRFIVTNAGSVTIHGLAVQDVFAAPAGPELSVTCAQTTLASLASTTCNATYLATQADADNGVISNTATVTGLDPSDGVVTSNPSTATVVINPSASLVLTKTADPTSVERLGQSIQYSFQVRNTGNVSVNSLAIDDPLLSASAPAACAPATIAPGETSTCTATYSVTQADLDRGQITNVAVANGVTPGGGPVSSAQATATVAVTQIRELALVKSAIYTAPVVGVGAPIDYDFALTNTGNVTLTGLSISDHLHAPAGPALAVACPTAPLPPNATALCTGSYTTTQADVDNGSIDNDATAAGTAPDGSPVASLDSTASVPVSQSPALTLKKSASPTTETAVGDRVNYTFVVTNSGDTTITGLAVDDLLTAPAGPPLSVSCPVTALSPTQSTTCTASYLLTQADVDHGSVGNSATATGLAPSGAVVSSDPSTATVTVPAAPGLSLVKSAAPTTVSDSGAVVGYSFQVTNTGNVTLHGLAIEDTFDSPAAPPLAPITCPVTTLAPHGTTTCLASYTATQADVDSGQIRNTAHAAATDPADDPVRSNDSVATVTIPQTPALSLVKSAGPGSVSAVGDEISYEFLVTNTGNDTISQLAITDALIAPAAPVLAVSCPVTTLAPGDSTTCTSTYAVTQADLDNGSVGNGATAGGVDPTGSAVTSNPSNASVNATQSPAVSLAKSATPSTITAAGQTVDYSFVVSNTGNVSVTNLTIDDNLAPPAGPGIAISCPATSLAPGTFTTCTSTYTVTQADVDHGRVDNSAVANVVGPAGQHVASNSSTADVVVPPGPALTVAKSASPTSVVAAGADVAYTFVVTNTGNVTLTALSVADTFTAPAGPPPTVLCPATPVAPGAAVTCTSTYRVTQADMDHGRIDNSAVASAIGPSGASVDSASSTAAVLANAAPALSVVKSSLNTLVSKAGESVSYEFEVTNTGNVTLDDVSIADTLAAPAGPALTPVCPTSSIPPGSSLTCTADYVVTQADIDNGVISNSATASATDPDGTPTTSAPSTALIPVFVGPPSVSLVKQATVTDSNNNGSLDVGDAVSWTFLVTNTGPFTLRVTVVDRVAGAVTCAQPLLPPGEATTCTADQPHILTQADFDAGSLNNTATVIATTAGGSGGSQVISPPSSATVALPTGPSLELVKRAQVIDNNGDGVTGPGDTILWTFVVTNTGNVTLSNLVVHDARAGAISCPAAALAPTRSVTCSAAPHEITQAEAAAGDIVNTATATATPPGDRAPVSSPSATAIVVIGAAVGGAEVGGDGGGSATTTTPPHLSTTGVQALGPSISFGLLAILLGALLTGAGLIRRRGEDG; encoded by the coding sequence GTGCAGTTCGCACGTTCTCGGCGCTTTCTCGCCGCGTTGCTCGTCACCGCGCTGGCCGTCGGCCTCGGTGTCGGCTTCGCGCCCGCCGCGCAGGCCGCCGTCGAGGCGCCCCTCTCGCTCGCCTTCGATCAGCAGGTCTACGGCGACGCCCTGCTGGCCGGCAACGCCAACCTCGCCTGTCCGGCCGGCAACACCGCCTGCACCTCGGCAACAACCCGTAGCGGCACCCAGAGCAGCGGCGTCAACGACAACTTCTATATGACCCAGACCGGCGCCGACACGGGTAAGAACTGGTTCAACTCCTCGAGCATCCGGCTGACGATCCCGACCGGGGCATCGATCGCCTACGCGCGGCTGCTCTGGGCCGGTGACACGGGTGTCTTCCGAACCGGCACCAACTCCACCGTCACATCGCGCTGTAACACCAGCAACTCGCCCAGCGCGGTGCAGCCGCCCGGTGCCGCCGCCTCCACGCCGGTGCAGCTGACCGTGGGGGCCAACCCGACGATCGCGGTGGGCGCCGGGCGCTACACGGCAGACACGATCAGCAACGTCGCCGTGAACCAGCCCCAGTTCTACTCAGCGGCGGCGAACGTGACGCCCTCCTTCGCCAACGCCCCGACGGGCACCCCGCTGACCATTACCACCGCGAATGTCTGGACGCCGGCCGGCTTCGGATGCATGGGCGGCTGGTCGCTCGTACTCGTCTACTCCTACCCCGCGGCCGACCCGGTGAACGCGCCGACCAAGCGGGAGGTCTTCGTCTACGACGGGCATGTCCGGCAGAACTCCACCGACTCGCCGACGACCACATCGATCTCGGGGTTCCGGGTCAGCGGGCAGGCGACGGTCGGGGTGGTGGCCTACGAGGGTGACTGGGGAATCACCGGTGATCAGTTGTCGATCAACGGCACGGCCCAGACCGACCCGGCCGGTCCCGGTGCCTCCAACACCAACTTCTTCACATCATTCGCGCAGAGCACCTACCCCAACACCGCGGTCAACAACTTCTCGGTCGACGCCAAGCAATTCCCCGTCGCGCCAACCGTGATCAAACCGGGCGACACGGCGGCCAGCCTGAGTTTCAGCACCTCGGGTGACTCCTACCTGGCCCAGGAACTGGTCATGTCGGTGCCCATCCCGGTCCTGCAGATCACCAAGACGGCATCGCCCTCGACGGTGCATGCCGGGGACACGGTCACGTACACGATCAGCGTCACCAATCCGGTCGTCGGCAGCACCGCGACCAGCGTGGTCGTCAACGACCCGGTGACCCCGGCCTGCAACAAGAACATCGGGAACCTCAACGGCACCACGACGTACACCTGCACGGGGGTCGCCGGGTCGAGCACCTTCACCAACGTCGCCAACGTCTCCGGCACGGATGCCCAGGGCGACGCACTCTCCGGGGCCGGGCAGGCCGTGGTCACCGTCCTCAGCCCGTCCATCTCCATCAGCAAGACGGCCGACAAGGCGGCCTACCGCGTCGGCGAGACCGTCACCTACACGATCACCGTCAACAACACCGGCAACACCAGCCTCGCCTCGGTTGCGGTCACCGACGCGACCACCGCCGGCTGTGCCCGGGCCATCGGGACTCTCGCGGCCGGTGCCTCGACCACTTACACCTGCACGGCGACGGCCCCGGTGAGCGGAAACAGCAACACGGCTTCGGTCAGCGGCGCGGATTCGTTGAACCGCACGGTGACCAACTCCTCGACCGTGCCGGTGCCGACCATCCGTCCGGCCCTGACCCTGGCCAAGACGGCGACCCCGACGACGGTCAACGCAGCCGGCAAGACCGTCACCTACTCCTTCCGGGTAACCAACTCCGGCGACTCGACGATCAGCTCCATCTCGATCGCCGACACCCTCACCGCGCCGGCGGGCCCGGTTCCGGTGATCACCTGCCCGGTCACCACCCTCGCCGCCACCGCCTCGACCACCTGCACCGCCACCTACCCGGTGACCCAGGCCGACATGGACAACGGCAGCATCGTGAACAGCGCGGTGGCCAACGGCGCCGACATCGTCGGGGGAGCGGTCGCCTCGAACGCCTCCACCGCCACCGTGAACGTCACCCGCACGCCGGCCCTGACCATCCGCAAGACGGCGGCGCCGACGACGGTGACCGCGGCCGGACAGTCGATCGCCTACTCCTTCGTCGTGACCAACTCCGGAAACGTGACCCTCCACGGCATCTCGATCGCCGACACCTTCACCGCGCCGGCGGGCCCGGTTCCGGTGATCACCTGCCCGACGACGACGCTGGGCCCGAATGACTCGACGACCTGCACCGCGACCTATGCCACCACCCAGGCCGACATCGATCAGGGGTCGGTCACCAACTCCGCCACCGCCTCCGGTCTGGACCCCACCAACGCCGCGGTCGTCTCGACCCCGTCGGTGGCCAGTGTGACCGCGGCCCCGGGGGCATCGCTGTCGCTGGTCAAGAGCGCCTCGCCGACGGTCGTCTCGGGCGCCGGGCAGAAGGTCACCTATTCGTTCCTGGTCACCAACACCGGCAACTTGACGCTCAACGCGCTGGCCATCACCGACACGTTCAGCGCGCCGGCCGGGCCGGCGCCGACGGTGACCTGTCCGACCAGCACGCTGGCCCCGAACGCCGCGACAACCTGCACGGCCACGTACACCGTCACCCAGGTCGACGTCGACAACGGCTCGATCAAGAACGCCGCCATCGCCAACGCAACCGACACCAAGGGGCGGGCGGTCGCCTCGGCGCAGTCCACCGCCACCGTCTCGGTGAGCGCGTCCCCGAAGCTGACGATGACCAAGACCGCGCTGCCGACGACGATCACCGCGGCCGGGCAGAAGGTGGCCTACACCTTCGCGGTGACCAACAGCGGGAACGTCACGATCCGCAACCTCTCGATCCTCGACGCGATGACCTCGCCCGCCGGGCCGACACCGACCGTCACCTGCGCCACCACGACCCTGGCGCCGGGCGCGGGTACCAACTGCACCGCCAGCTACACCGCGACCCAGGCCGACGTGGACCAGGGCACGATCAAGAACTCGGCCGTCGCGCAGGGCAGCGACCCGGGGGGCAACACCGTCACCTCGCCGGCCTCGACCGCGGTGGTCACCATCCCCCCGACCGCCTCGCTGAACCTGGTCAAGACGGCGACGCCGACCACCATCACCGCCCTCGGCCAGCAGGTCGGCTACCAATTCCTGGTCACCAACACCGGCAACGTCACGCTATCCAGCGTGGGAGTCTCCGACACGCTCTCCGCCCCGGCCGCGCCGGCCCTGGTCGTCAGTTGCCCACCGGCGACCCTGGTGCCGGGAGCGAACGTGCGCTGCACAGCGACGTACACCGCGACCCAGGCCGACGTCGACAACGGCTCGATCAACAACACCGCGCTGGCCAGGGCGCTCACACCAGCCGGGGCTACGGTCTCCTCCACGCCGTCGACCGCCGCCGTGACGGTGAACGTCACCTCAGCGCTGACCCTGAGCAAGGCAGCATCGCCGACCACCATCAGCGGCCCCGGGCAGAACGTCAGCTACACCTTCACCGTCACGAACTCCGGGCAGACGACCATCTCCGGCATTACCGTCAACGATCCGATGTTCACCGGCGTCCATGCGCCGACCTGCGCGGCGGCCGCCCTTGCCCCCGGTGCGGCGACGGTCTGCACCGCCTCGTACCTGAGCACCCAGGCCGATGTGGATCGCGGCTCCATCGTCAATACCGCCACCGCGAGCGGAACGACCCCACAGGGCGCCCGGGTCACCTCCGCCCCGAGCACAGCCACCGTCACCGCCGCCACCAGCCCCCGGCTGCAGCTGACCAAAGCCGCCAGCCCCTCCTCCTTCGCCACTGCGGGCCGGACCATTACGTACACGTTCACCGTGGTGAACACCGGCAACGTGACCGTCTCTGGCATCGCGATCAGCGATTCACTCGCCGCTCCCGCCGGACCGCAACTGACGCCGATCACCTGCGCGGCCACCAGCCTCGCGCCCAACGGGTCCACCAGCTGCTCGGCCACCTACCTCACCACGGCCGCCGACCTCGACAACGGCTCGATCAACAACACCGCGACGGCCACCGGCACCGCCACGGGAGGCTCCGCGGTGACCTCCAACCAGTCCACCGCGACGGTGAACGCGGTGACCAACGCCGCCCTGTCGCTCTCCAAGTCCGCCGCGCCGGCCACCATCAGTCAGGCCGGCCAGGTCATCACGTACTCATTCGCCGTGACCAACTCGGGCAACCAGACAATCACCCACCTCGCCGTCACCGACATCAACCACGCTCCGGCGGGGCCACTCTCCGGCGTCGTGAGCTGTCCGGTGACCACGCTGGCGGCTGGGGCGACGACGACCTGCACGGTGACCTACACCGCGTCCCAGGCCGACGTGGACCACGGCTCGATCGCCAACACCGCGGTGGCCAGCGGCGCCAATCCGGCCGGCACCTCGGTGGCCTCCAACTCCTCATCGGCCCTCGTCACGGTGAACCAGTCGCCGGCGCTGTCGGTCGCCAAGACGTCCTCCCCGACCACCGTGATCCGGGCCGGGGAGCAGGTCGTCTACACCTTCGTGGTCACCAATCAGGGGAACGTCACGATCAGCGGGGTCTCGATCGCCGACTCCTTCAGCAGTCCCGCCGGCCCGCCGGTGACTCCGATCTGCCCGGCCACGGCGCTGGCTCCCGGGGCCAGTCTGACCTGCACCGCCACCTACACCGCATCGCAGGCGGACGTCGACAACGGCACGATCGGCAACAGCGCGACGGCGAGCGGAACTGGGCCCGATGGTGCACCCATCACCTCACCGCCGGCCACCGTGGCCGTCGCGGTGCCGCCGCGGCCGTCGCTGAGCCTGCTCAAGGCGGCCACACCGGCCACCGTCACCGCGGTCGGCCAGATCGTGCAGTACACCTTCACGATTCGCAACACCGGCAACGTGACCCTGAGCGCCAACGGCGTCACGGATTCGTTGACCCCGCCGGCCGGTCCGGCGCTGTCCGTGAGCTGTCCCAGTTCATCGCTGCCGCCGGGCGCGGTGATGGTCTGCACGGCCAGCCACAGCGTCACCCAGCTCGACGTCGACAACGGCTCGATCAGCAACTCGGCGACGGCCCACTCCATCGACCCAGCCGGGAATGCGGTTGCTTCGCCGCCGTCGACCGCCACCGTAGGCGTCACCCAGCAGGCTTCGCTGAGCATCACCAAGTCGGCCTCGCCGGCGACGATCACGGCGGCCACCCAGAGCGTCACCTACGCCTTCGCGGTGACCAACACCGGCAACGTGACGGTGACCAACCTCGCCGTCGCCGACACGCTCGCCGCCCCGGCGGGCCCACAATTGGCGCCGATCGCCTGTCCGGTCACCGTGCTCGTGCCGGGCGCGAATACCATCTGCAGCGCGACCTACACCGCCACCCAGGCCGATATCGACAACGGTTCGATCAACAATTCGGCCACCGCCAACGCATTGGACCCGGCTCGGAGTCCGGTCGTCTCCGACCCGTCCACGGCGAGCGTCACCGTTGCCGCCGCCCCGTCCCTGAAGTTGGCCAAGACGGTCAGCCCGACGATCTACGACACCGTCGGCCAAGTGCTGACGTACACGTTCACGGTGACGAACAACGGCAACCAGACCATCGCGGGCCTTGCCGTCACCGACCCGATGTTCACCGGCGCCAACGCTCCGCTCTGCGCGACGGGCACCCTGGCCCCGTCGGCCAAGACGACCTGTACCGCGACCCACGCGGTGACCCAGGCTGACCTGGATGCGGGATCGGTGCAGAACACTGCGTCCGCGTCCGGAGTTGGTCCCGGCGGTGCCACGGTCACGGCACCACCGGCGACGGCAACGGCGACCGGGAACGCGACCCCCCTGCTCAACCTGGTAAAGACGGCGAACCCGACCTCCGTCACGACCGCGGGCTCCACGATCGCCTACACCTTCCACGTCACGAACACCGGCAACGTGACGGTAAGCGGTCTGGCGATCGGTGATCTGTTCGCACCCCCCGCCGTCCCGACCGGCGCCGGGATCAGTTGCGCAGCGACCACCCTTGCTCCGGGGGCCGCGACGGACTGCACCACCTCCTACGTCGTCACCCAGACCGACATCGACAGCGGGTCGATCACCAACACGGCCACCGCGACCGGGCTCACCCCGTCGGGGAATCCGATCACCTCCCCGCCCTCATCCGTGATCGTCGCGGTGCCGGCCACCCCCGCGCTGAGCGTGGAGAAGAAGGCGTCGCCGGCGACGATCACCACCGCCGGGCAACCGGTCACCTACACCTTCGTGGTCAGCAACGTCGGCAACGTGACGATGTCCCTGCTGTCGATCAACGACACGCTGGCCGCCCCGGCCGGGCCGCCGGTCATCGCGAGCTGCCCGCAGCGAAGCATCGCGCCCGCTGCGCAGATCACCTGCAGCGCCACCTACACCGCGACCCAGACCGACATCGACCACGGCTCGATCGTCAATACCGCAACCGCGAGCGCGCAGACTCCGGCGGGTTTGACGATCACGTCGCCGCCGTCGACCAGCACGGTGACGGTGGCCCAGAACGCGGAGCTGACGCTCGTCAAATCGGTCTCCCGCAGCACCGTGACCGAGCCCGGACAGGTCCTCACCTACACCTTCACCGTGACCAACACCGGAAACGTGTCGGTGGGGGCCATCGCCATCGACGATCCGATGTTCGCCGGCGCGGCCGCCCCGGCCTGCAGCGTCACGTCGCTGGCACCGGGCGCCTCGACGACCTGCACGGCCGACTACACCACCACCCAAGCCGACATCGACGCCGGCGGTATCGACAACACCGCGACCGCCGGTGGTAGCGATCCGCAGGGGCAGCCCGTCACCTCCGCACCCTCGACCGCGATCGTGACGGCTACCCAGAACCCGGCGATGCTGCTGATCAAGTCGGCGCTTTCGGGGAGCATCGACACGGTCGGGCAGTCGGTCACCTACGCGTTTGCGGTAACCAACACCGGCAACGTGACCATCTCCGACCTGACGATCCTCGACACGCAGGTGAGCCCGGCCGGGCCGGCCTCGGCCGCGGTCTGCCCGGTGACCATCCTCGCCCCCGGCGCCTCGACCACCTGCCTCTCCAGCTATGTGTCGACGCAGGCCGACTTCGACACCGGCACCATCACCGACACAGCGACGGCCAACGGCCTTGATGCGCAAGGCAATCCGGCGTCCTCCAACCCGTCGACGGCGATCGTGATCGCCAACACGAGCCTGGATCTGCTGCTGCAGAAGACCGCGACCCCGGCTCAGATCGCCACCGCCGGGAACCAGATCGTCTACCGCTTCATCGTGACCAACGCAGGCAGTGTCACCATCCACGGCCTCGCGGTGCAGGACGTCTTCGCCGCGCCGGCCGGTCCTGAATTGAGCGTGACCTGCGCGCAGACCACGCTGGCCTCGCTGGCCAGCACGACCTGCAACGCCACCTACCTGGCGACCCAGGCGGATGCCGACAACGGCGTCATCAGCAATACCGCGACTGTCACCGGCCTCGACCCCAGCGACGGCGTGGTCACCTCCAACCCCTCCACCGCGACGGTCGTCATCAACCCGTCGGCCTCCCTCGTGCTGACCAAGACGGCCGATCCGACGAGCGTCGAGCGCCTCGGCCAGTCGATTCAATACAGCTTCCAGGTGCGCAACACCGGCAACGTCAGCGTCAATTCGCTGGCCATCGACGATCCACTGCTGAGCGCGTCGGCGCCGGCTGCCTGCGCCCCGGCGACAATTGCGCCCGGTGAGACCTCGACCTGTACCGCGACCTACTCCGTCACCCAGGCCGACCTCGACCGCGGTCAGATCACCAATGTCGCGGTGGCCAACGGGGTCACACCCGGCGGCGGCCCGGTGAGTTCCGCGCAGGCCACCGCCACCGTCGCCGTCACCCAGATCCGCGAGCTGGCGCTGGTGAAGTCGGCGATCTACACCGCCCCGGTCGTCGGCGTGGGGGCACCGATCGACTACGACTTTGCCCTTACCAACACGGGGAACGTGACCCTGACCGGCCTCTCCATCTCCGATCATCTGCACGCCCCGGCCGGGCCGGCCCTGGCCGTGGCCTGCCCGACCGCGCCGCTGCCCCCCAACGCCACCGCGCTCTGCACCGGTAGCTACACGACGACCCAGGCCGACGTGGACAACGGGTCGATCGACAACGACGCCACGGCGGCCGGCACCGCACCGGACGGGAGTCCGGTCGCCTCCCTCGACTCGACCGCGTCGGTTCCGGTGAGCCAGAGCCCGGCCCTGACGCTGAAGAAGTCGGCGAGCCCGACGACGGAGACGGCCGTCGGTGACCGGGTGAACTACACCTTCGTGGTGACCAACAGCGGAGACACCACGATCACCGGCCTGGCCGTCGATGACCTGCTCACCGCTCCGGCGGGGCCGCCACTCTCCGTCTCCTGCCCGGTGACCGCCCTGTCGCCGACTCAGAGCACCACCTGTACGGCCAGCTATCTGCTCACCCAGGCGGATGTGGATCATGGCTCGGTCGGCAACTCGGCCACCGCGACCGGCCTGGCCCCCAGCGGCGCCGTGGTCAGCTCCGACCCATCGACCGCGACGGTCACCGTACCGGCGGCCCCCGGACTGTCGCTGGTCAAGTCGGCGGCGCCGACGACGGTCTCCGACTCCGGCGCGGTGGTCGGCTACAGCTTCCAGGTGACCAACACCGGCAACGTGACCCTGCATGGGCTGGCTATCGAGGACACCTTCGACTCGCCCGCCGCCCCGCCGCTGGCCCCGATCACCTGTCCGGTGACCACCCTGGCCCCGCACGGCACCACCACCTGTCTGGCCAGCTACACCGCCACCCAGGCCGACGTGGACAGCGGGCAGATCCGCAACACCGCGCACGCCGCCGCCACCGATCCGGCGGATGACCCGGTCCGGTCGAACGACAGCGTCGCCACCGTCACCATTCCGCAGACGCCGGCCCTGTCGCTGGTCAAGAGCGCCGGCCCGGGCAGCGTGTCGGCGGTCGGCGATGAGATCAGCTATGAATTCCTGGTCACCAACACCGGCAACGACACCATCTCGCAGTTGGCCATCACCGACGCCCTGATCGCACCGGCTGCTCCCGTATTGGCGGTATCGTGTCCGGTCACGACCCTCGCGCCGGGCGATTCGACGACCTGCACCTCAACTTATGCGGTCACCCAGGCCGACCTCGACAACGGCAGCGTCGGCAATGGCGCCACCGCCGGCGGAGTTGACCCGACCGGATCGGCGGTCACCTCAAACCCGTCGAATGCCTCGGTGAACGCGACCCAGTCGCCGGCGGTGTCGCTGGCCAAGTCGGCGACCCCGAGCACCATCACCGCCGCCGGGCAGACGGTCGACTACAGCTTCGTGGTGAGCAACACCGGCAACGTCAGCGTCACCAACCTGACCATCGACGACAACCTCGCCCCACCGGCCGGCCCCGGCATCGCCATCAGCTGTCCGGCGACTAGCCTCGCACCCGGCACCTTCACGACCTGCACCTCGACCTACACGGTGACCCAGGCCGATGTCGACCACGGGCGGGTCGACAACTCGGCGGTGGCCAACGTGGTCGGCCCGGCCGGCCAGCACGTCGCCTCCAACTCCTCGACCGCCGACGTCGTCGTACCACCCGGACCGGCGTTGACGGTAGCCAAGTCCGCCTCACCGACCAGTGTTGTGGCGGCCGGAGCCGACGTCGCGTACACCTTCGTAGTCACCAATACCGGCAACGTCACGCTCACCGCTCTTTCGGTCGCCGACACCTTCACCGCGCCGGCCGGCCCGCCGCCGACCGTGCTCTGCCCGGCCACCCCGGTGGCCCCGGGCGCGGCCGTAACCTGCACCTCGACCTACCGGGTGACCCAAGCTGACATGGATCACGGACGGATCGACAACAGCGCGGTGGCCAGTGCGATCGGCCCATCCGGCGCCAGCGTCGACTCCGCTTCGTCTACCGCGGCCGTGCTGGCCAACGCTGCGCCGGCGCTGTCGGTGGTGAAGTCCTCGCTGAATACCTTGGTGTCGAAAGCCGGTGAATCGGTGAGCTACGAGTTCGAGGTGACCAATACGGGCAACGTCACCTTGGACGACGTCAGCATCGCCGACACCCTCGCCGCCCCGGCTGGACCGGCGCTCACCCCGGTCTGCCCGACCTCGTCCATCCCGCCGGGCAGCTCACTTACCTGCACCGCCGACTACGTGGTCACCCAGGCCGACATCGACAACGGCGTCATCTCCAACAGCGCCACCGCGAGCGCGACGGATCCGGACGGGACGCCGACGACCTCAGCGCCGTCGACGGCGCTGATCCCCGTCTTCGTCGGACCGCCGTCGGTCAGCCTGGTCAAGCAGGCGACCGTGACCGACTCGAACAACAACGGATCACTCGACGTCGGTGATGCGGTGTCCTGGACCTTCCTGGTCACCAACACCGGGCCGTTCACACTGCGGGTGACGGTGGTGGACCGCGTCGCCGGGGCGGTCACCTGCGCGCAGCCGCTCCTGCCTCCCGGTGAGGCGACGACCTGCACAGCCGATCAGCCACACATACTCACCCAGGCCGACTTCGACGCCGGCTCCCTGAACAACACGGCAACGGTGATCGCGACCACGGCGGGCGGCAGCGGCGGTAGCCAGGTCATCTCGCCCCCTTCGAGCGCCACCGTCGCCCTCCCCACCGGCCCGAGCCTGGAGCTGGTCAAGCGAGCCCAGGTGATCGACAACAACGGCGATGGTGTCACCGGCCCCGGCGACACCATCCTCTGGACGTTTGTGGTCACCAACACCGGCAACGTGACGCTGAGCAACCTGGTCGTCCACGATGCCCGGGCGGGGGCGATCAGTTGCCCGGCCGCCGCGCTGGCCCCGACTCGATCGGTTACCTGCTCGGCGGCGCCCCATGAGATAACGCAGGCTGAGGCCGCCGCCGGCGACATCGTCAATACGGCCACCGCGACCGCGACCCCGCCCGGCGACCGAGCCCCGGTGAGTTCGCCGTCCGCGACCGCAATCGTTGTGATCGGCGCGGCGGTGGGCGGTGCTGAAGTCGGCGGTGACGGCGGCGGCTCCGCTACGACGACGACGCCACCGCATCTCTCCACGACCGGAGTCCAGGCCCTCGGCCCGTCGATATCGTTCGGCCTGCTGGCCATACTCCTCGGAGCGCTGCTGACCGGCGCCGGCCTGATCCGCAGGCGGGGTGAGGATGGGTAA